The following proteins are co-located in the Verrucomicrobiia bacterium genome:
- a CDS encoding beta-L-arabinofuranosidase domain-containing protein yields the protein MHESPFSHTTRSLILPLLSIPALCLQPCAHAGSDATRVEVVDCPPLVRDHSLYMENREPLVSSPLIKLPIGAITPGGWLRDQLELEANGMTGHMEEISKWCNFKESAWASPNGEGKFGWEELPYWLKGYGDLGYVLGDEHIIQNARKWIDAVLASQEADGFFGPRANKTGLEGKPDLWPHMVMCNVLQSFYEFTGDARVLPFLTRYFQWLNTLPGEDFGAGYWPRIRFGDNIETIYWLYNRTGEGWLLDLAQRIHNHMARWDSGVINWHNVNIAQGFREPGVFYLQAHDRKYIEDAERNYQTVMGIYGQFPGGGFAGDENCRKGFTGPRQGFETCGIVEFMHSFEMLAKISGDPRWADRCEDLAFNSLPAALTPDLKGLHYLTCANQVQLDKDNKAPGVQNSGTMFSYSPYEVYRCCEHNVSHGWPYYAEELWLATPDRGLCASLYSQSRVTAKTGDGSTVRVSEETDYPFAERVIFVISTEKPNTFPLYLRVPGWCRNPELSINGRTIHTPNAPRGYLRVERAWQQGDRLRLTLPMRISVRQWDKNDDSVSVNLGPLSFALDIGERWGRYGGTDRWPEFEVFPTTPWNYGLVLKQRHPEKSFKIIRRKGPLAAQPFTPDTAPIELRAQARRIPAWVQDQTGLVAKLQPSPVRSDQPVETVTLIPMGAARLRISSFPVVGQGPEAHDWATTP from the coding sequence ATGCATGAATCTCCTTTTTCCCATACGACACGGAGCCTAATCCTCCCGTTATTGTCCATCCCCGCCTTATGCCTGCAGCCATGCGCCCATGCGGGGTCTGATGCCACACGTGTCGAGGTGGTCGATTGCCCGCCCCTGGTTCGAGACCATTCATTGTATATGGAGAATCGTGAGCCGCTGGTTTCAAGCCCTCTCATCAAGCTCCCGATTGGCGCCATTACTCCAGGGGGCTGGCTCAGAGACCAGCTCGAATTGGAAGCCAACGGCATGACCGGGCACATGGAAGAAATCTCGAAGTGGTGCAATTTCAAAGAAAGCGCGTGGGCCTCACCCAATGGTGAGGGAAAATTCGGCTGGGAAGAATTGCCCTATTGGCTCAAGGGATATGGCGACCTTGGCTATGTGCTCGGGGACGAGCATATCATCCAAAACGCCCGCAAATGGATTGATGCTGTTTTGGCCAGCCAGGAAGCCGACGGCTTCTTTGGGCCGCGCGCCAACAAAACCGGCCTGGAAGGCAAACCCGACCTCTGGCCGCATATGGTGATGTGCAACGTTCTCCAGTCCTTCTATGAATTCACCGGCGACGCGCGGGTGCTGCCGTTTTTGACCCGGTACTTTCAATGGCTGAACACTCTTCCCGGTGAGGATTTCGGCGCCGGTTACTGGCCCAGAATCCGGTTTGGCGACAATATCGAAACTATTTACTGGCTGTACAACCGAACCGGCGAGGGGTGGTTGCTGGACCTGGCCCAGCGAATCCACAACCACATGGCTCGCTGGGATAGCGGGGTCATTAATTGGCATAACGTCAACATCGCCCAGGGATTCCGCGAGCCGGGCGTTTTTTACCTGCAGGCGCATGACCGGAAGTATATCGAGGACGCCGAGCGCAATTACCAGACCGTTATGGGAATTTATGGGCAGTTCCCGGGCGGCGGCTTTGCCGGCGATGAGAATTGCCGCAAAGGTTTTACCGGTCCGCGTCAGGGGTTCGAGACCTGCGGCATCGTCGAGTTCATGCACAGTTTCGAGATGCTCGCCAAAATCTCGGGCGACCCCCGCTGGGCCGACCGTTGTGAGGACCTGGCTTTCAACTCGCTGCCGGCGGCATTGACACCCGACCTGAAGGGACTCCATTACCTGACCTGCGCCAACCAGGTCCAGCTCGACAAAGACAACAAAGCCCCCGGCGTGCAAAATAGCGGCACGATGTTCTCTTATAGCCCCTACGAGGTCTATCGCTGTTGTGAGCACAATGTCTCCCATGGCTGGCCTTATTACGCCGAGGAACTCTGGCTTGCCACCCCGGACCGGGGTCTGTGCGCGTCCCTGTACTCCCAAAGTCGAGTGACGGCTAAGACAGGCGACGGCTCGACCGTGCGCGTGTCTGAAGAAACTGATTATCCGTTTGCGGAAAGGGTCATATTCGTCATCTCCACGGAGAAGCCCAATACCTTCCCGCTGTACCTGCGGGTGCCAGGCTGGTGCCGGAATCCGGAGTTGAGTATTAACGGAAGAACCATTCACACGCCAAACGCCCCGCGCGGCTATCTGCGTGTCGAGCGCGCCTGGCAGCAGGGCGACCGTCTCCGGTTAACATTGCCCATGAGAATCTCGGTTCGGCAGTGGGACAAAAACGATGATTCCGTTTCTGTGAATTTAGGTCCGCTGAGCTTTGCCCTTGATATTGGCGAGCGCTGGGGGCGTTATGGGGGCACCGATCGCTGGCCTGAGTTCGAAGTCTTTCCAACCACACCGTGGAATTACGGCCTGGTCCTCAAGCAGAGGCATCCTGAAAAATCGTTTAAGATAATCCGGCGTAAAGGACCGCTGGCTGCCCAACCTTTCACGCCCGACACCGCTCCAATTGAGCTTCGAGCACAGGCCAGACGTATCCCGGCATGGGTCCAGGATCAAACCGGGTTGGTTGCCAAACTGCAGCCCAGCCCGGTCCGCTCAGACCAGCCTGTGGAAACGGTCACTTTGATTCCCATGGGCGCCGCGCGCCTGCGTATCAGCTCTTTCCCGGTCGTTGGGCAGGGGCCGGAGGCGCACGATTGGGCAACGACGCCGTAA
- a CDS encoding amylo-alpha-1,6-glucosidase yields the protein MQQLVPLMVPAPGDSWQRFVGDRLRITLRDREGRSPSEGWQAFLRTNLGRAEHLRREILQAHTRGLPLAGESWRDIPMKRDEAGWALEMPLAEVGFFKAKAYLLDPAGWQHWPEGPDFRISVHPDRYRTANILYCAFPRMFGRTKALASTHNENQERVLGPLDESGYTVIPPSGKLRDVIEQLPHIFETLGCSILQLLPVNPVPTTYARFGRFGSPYAALDLTAIDPALVVFDRRTTGIDQFRELTYAAHLHGGRVFLDIVINHTGWGSLLQERHPEWFLRSANGTFVSPGAWGVTWEDLIELEHQNVALWDELAQVFITWCRRGVDGFRCDAGYKVPVPAWQYIVARVQQEYPETIFLLEGLGGAWETTEALLSEGGMQWAYSELFQNYSGAQVASYLEHSIKQSGRAGLLVHFSETHDNDRLAARGRAWSLLRNRLCALASASGGFGFTCGVEWLATEKINVHASTGMNWAHPENLVPELAKLSRLLSEHPCFFDGARITRLSSLDSPVCAMLRTSEEGKDTVLVVVNNDVERSQQFALGTLTCLSPAQEVFFKATAQWVDLLGGPWNGLDTEGPLSPPAATTRQRGELEGEREKHRQIKDGAEAKPVLTLPPAAAYCLAAAPVPAGLSGESYRRARARAAWALQALAYLKPIEELGGFEWTGLASLVDRSPALFLGAVSRLSTAPLLNRDLAHLMDEEGFAPVVQWTRLDARRVTPVPPGHWLLLEDNAPFRAALNIEGEQITENLESITAGKNHIVCFPPRRKAANATLQLELYGGPDRHIEAAIRFLDAKPMLKPAAPRNSDLVLLTNGRGGMGRLRVDLGRVLSKYDCVLGANLHPSLPVDRHIFAKRIRVWVDADGFISPLDFRSLASFDPGPPAVWDFVAPAGDGRSLEIQMMAAMPEGLNTTVFRFRRPTEAQAAGKQLPARADVRLTVRLDIEDRNFHWETRRNGGGEYHFSTHTRPIAASVQNPADIHGAGSKIHSGSDPVTLAGFEFAPAPDRRLRVFASSGCYHPQPEWSENIPHPIEQSRGQVGAGDAFSPGWFDLPMAKGAEVVLVATAEAPDTDAASFKKNAAAAVGSGTLLQAGGQDPFAAKLLRAIRAFVVRRGAGKTVIAGYPWFLDWGRDTFICARGLLAAGLVQEVEQIILTFARFERDGTLPNTIFGEDASNRDTSDAPLWFGLVCEEVAQAYAASGSGESVEMFYNTRVDEKGRSLRQVLESIADHYSRGTPNGICMDPDSGLIWSPAHFTWMDTNYPAGTPREGYPVEIQALWIRLLRQIARIGDSSGRAAVSQIAARAQSALESRFWLEAQGFYSDVLPARRSQLAAQAKADDALRSNNLFLVSLGLVTGQRARRCVEAARRYLIVPGAMRSLAPLPVSVPLPIYSNNGQLLNNPREPYWDRYEGDEDTRRKPAYHNGTAWTWTLPVFCEALARAWDFADEPVAAARAYLGTMAGLMAEGCLGQIPEVLDGDAPHTARGCDAQAWAATEALRVWKLLG from the coding sequence GTGCAACAACTGGTTCCTTTGATGGTCCCTGCCCCGGGCGATTCCTGGCAACGGTTTGTCGGGGACCGGCTCCGAATCACCCTGCGCGACCGTGAGGGACGCAGCCCATCCGAGGGTTGGCAGGCATTCCTGCGCACGAATCTGGGACGCGCAGAGCACTTGCGCCGCGAAATCCTTCAAGCCCACACGCGTGGGTTGCCCTTGGCAGGGGAATCCTGGCGCGACATTCCCATGAAGCGGGATGAGGCGGGCTGGGCACTGGAAATGCCGCTGGCCGAGGTGGGCTTTTTTAAAGCAAAAGCATACCTGCTCGACCCGGCAGGCTGGCAGCATTGGCCGGAAGGGCCTGATTTTCGCATCTCTGTCCATCCCGACCGCTATCGAACCGCCAATATCCTTTATTGCGCGTTTCCGCGAATGTTTGGCCGGACAAAAGCCCTCGCCAGCACCCACAACGAAAATCAGGAACGGGTGCTGGGCCCACTGGACGAAAGCGGTTATACCGTCATTCCTCCGTCTGGGAAACTACGGGATGTCATCGAACAGTTGCCGCATATCTTTGAGACACTCGGTTGCAGCATCCTGCAATTGCTCCCGGTTAATCCCGTACCGACGACTTACGCGCGGTTTGGGCGATTTGGGAGCCCTTATGCGGCCCTGGACTTGACTGCTATTGACCCGGCGCTGGTGGTGTTCGATCGGCGCACCACGGGCATCGACCAGTTCCGCGAACTGACCTATGCGGCCCATCTTCACGGCGGGCGGGTATTTTTGGATATCGTCATCAACCATACCGGGTGGGGGTCGCTCCTGCAGGAGCGGCATCCGGAATGGTTCCTGCGCTCGGCCAATGGAACGTTCGTCAGCCCGGGAGCGTGGGGCGTAACCTGGGAAGACCTCATCGAGCTGGAACACCAGAACGTCGCGCTTTGGGATGAGTTGGCGCAGGTGTTTATTACCTGGTGCCGCCGGGGTGTCGATGGGTTCCGATGCGATGCAGGCTATAAAGTGCCTGTGCCGGCCTGGCAGTATATCGTGGCCCGAGTGCAGCAGGAATATCCAGAGACCATCTTCCTGCTCGAAGGCCTGGGCGGGGCCTGGGAAACCACTGAAGCCTTGCTGAGCGAAGGAGGGATGCAGTGGGCGTATTCCGAGCTGTTTCAGAATTATTCCGGCGCGCAGGTGGCCTCGTATCTGGAGCACAGCATCAAGCAGAGCGGGCGTGCCGGCCTCCTGGTTCATTTCAGCGAAACTCACGATAACGATCGGCTGGCTGCGCGGGGCCGCGCCTGGTCTCTTTTGCGCAACCGGCTGTGCGCCCTGGCGAGCGCCAGCGGCGGGTTTGGATTCACCTGCGGAGTCGAATGGCTGGCCACCGAGAAAATCAATGTCCACGCCAGCACGGGCATGAATTGGGCTCACCCGGAGAACCTCGTGCCGGAATTGGCCAAGCTCAGCCGCCTGCTTTCCGAGCATCCTTGCTTCTTCGACGGCGCGCGCATTACCCGGTTGAGCAGCCTTGATTCACCCGTGTGCGCGATGCTGCGCACATCCGAGGAAGGCAAGGATACCGTGCTGGTCGTGGTCAACAACGATGTGGAGCGCTCGCAACAATTTGCGTTGGGCACACTGACGTGCCTGTCGCCTGCACAGGAAGTATTCTTCAAGGCGACGGCACAGTGGGTGGACCTATTGGGAGGACCGTGGAATGGACTAGACACGGAGGGACCCCTCTCCCCTCCCGCTGCGACGACGCGACAGCGCGGCGAGTTGGAAGGGGAGAGGGAGAAGCATCGGCAGATTAAAGATGGCGCCGAGGCCAAACCGGTCTTGACCTTGCCGCCGGCAGCCGCCTACTGCCTGGCGGCGGCGCCCGTTCCCGCCGGTCTGAGCGGGGAGTCGTACCGCCGCGCCAGGGCGCGTGCTGCCTGGGCTTTGCAGGCCTTGGCATACCTGAAGCCGATCGAAGAATTGGGCGGCTTCGAGTGGACTGGCCTCGCTTCTCTGGTGGACCGCTCCCCTGCCCTGTTTCTAGGGGCTGTTTCCAGACTTTCAACCGCGCCTCTTTTAAACAGGGATTTGGCCCACCTGATGGACGAAGAGGGCTTCGCGCCGGTGGTGCAGTGGACAAGGCTTGATGCCCGGCGGGTGACGCCTGTGCCGCCGGGGCACTGGTTGCTGCTCGAAGATAACGCCCCATTCCGCGCCGCCCTCAACATCGAGGGGGAGCAAATTACAGAAAACCTTGAGTCTATTACAGCGGGGAAAAACCACATTGTTTGTTTCCCGCCGCGCCGTAAGGCGGCCAACGCAACCCTTCAGCTTGAACTCTACGGCGGACCAGACCGGCACATCGAGGCTGCGATTCGCTTCCTGGATGCCAAACCAATGTTGAAACCCGCCGCGCCGCGCAACAGCGATCTGGTCTTGCTGACAAATGGCCGGGGCGGCATGGGCCGTCTTCGGGTGGACCTGGGCAGGGTCCTTTCGAAATACGACTGCGTCCTGGGCGCCAACTTACATCCAAGCCTGCCCGTTGACCGGCATATCTTTGCCAAAAGAATTCGTGTTTGGGTCGATGCCGACGGCTTTATTTCTCCACTCGATTTCCGGAGCCTGGCCTCATTTGATCCCGGTCCGCCGGCTGTGTGGGATTTTGTCGCTCCTGCCGGCGACGGCAGGTCGCTTGAGATTCAAATGATGGCCGCCATGCCCGAGGGCCTTAATACAACCGTATTCCGCTTTCGCCGTCCCACAGAGGCTCAGGCGGCAGGCAAACAACTGCCGGCCCGCGCCGACGTGCGGCTGACAGTTCGGCTGGACATCGAGGACCGCAATTTTCATTGGGAGACCAGGCGCAACGGCGGCGGCGAATATCATTTCTCGACCCACACGCGCCCAATCGCCGCGTCGGTCCAGAATCCTGCAGATATTCACGGCGCCGGCTCCAAAATCCACTCAGGCTCCGATCCGGTAACTCTCGCCGGATTCGAGTTCGCCCCGGCCCCAGACCGCCGTTTGCGCGTTTTCGCCAGCAGCGGTTGCTATCATCCGCAGCCGGAGTGGAGCGAAAATATTCCTCATCCTATTGAACAAAGCAGGGGGCAAGTGGGCGCTGGAGACGCTTTCAGCCCAGGCTGGTTCGATCTGCCGATGGCCAAAGGCGCTGAGGTGGTACTGGTGGCCACGGCCGAAGCCCCTGACACGGACGCGGCATCGTTCAAAAAAAACGCGGCTGCTGCGGTCGGCTCAGGGACTCTACTGCAAGCCGGGGGCCAGGACCCATTCGCTGCCAAACTCCTCCGCGCCATCCGGGCATTCGTTGTGCGCCGCGGCGCCGGCAAGACGGTTATCGCCGGCTATCCCTGGTTTTTGGATTGGGGCCGCGACACTTTTATCTGTGCGCGCGGTTTGTTGGCGGCAGGTCTGGTCCAGGAGGTGGAACAGATCATCCTTACTTTCGCGCGCTTTGAACGGGATGGCACTTTGCCCAACACAATCTTTGGCGAAGACGCCTCGAATCGCGACACCTCCGATGCCCCGCTTTGGTTTGGCCTGGTGTGCGAAGAGGTTGCCCAGGCCTATGCCGCCTCGGGCTCAGGGGAGTCTGTCGAAATGTTCTATAACACCCGCGTGGATGAGAAGGGCCGCTCACTTCGCCAAGTGCTCGAGAGCATCGCCGATCATTACTCGCGCGGCACTCCCAATGGGATATGCATGGACCCTGATTCCGGGCTGATTTGGAGCCCGGCTCATTTCACCTGGATGGACACCAATTACCCAGCGGGCACCCCACGCGAGGGTTACCCGGTTGAAATCCAGGCGCTTTGGATTCGATTGCTCCGCCAAATCGCCCGCATCGGCGATTCTTCTGGCCGCGCAGCCGTTTCGCAAATTGCCGCGCGCGCGCAAAGCGCCTTGGAGAGCCGCTTCTGGCTCGAGGCGCAGGGCTTTTATTCCGACGTGCTGCCGGCCAGGCGCAGCCAACTGGCCGCACAAGCCAAGGCCGATGACGCCTTGCGCAGCAACAATCTGTTCCTGGTGAGCTTGGGCCTTGTGACAGGCCAGCGCGCCCGGCGCTGTGTCGAGGCTGCCCGCCGTTACTTGATTGTGCCCGGGGCCATGCGCTCGCTGGCGCCCCTGCCTGTTTCGGTTCCGCTGCCCATTTACAGCAACAACGGCCAGCTCCTCAATAATCCCCGCGAGCCTTATTGGGACCGCTACGAAGGCGATGAGGACACGCGGCGAAAACCTGCGTATCACAACGGCACGGCCTGGACCTGGACCTTGCCTGTCTTTTGCGAGGCGCTCGCGCGAGCCTGGGATTTTGCGGATGAACCTGTGGCCGCGGCCCGGGCCTACCTGGGAACCATGGCGGGCCTGATGGCCGAAGGCTGCCTGGGACAGATTCCGGAAGTCCTCGATGGCGACGCCCCTCATACGGCGCGGGGTTGCGATGCTCAGGCTTGGGCCGCGACCGAGGCTCTGCGGGTATGGAAGCTCTTGGGATAG